From Triticum aestivum cultivar Chinese Spring chromosome 7B, IWGSC CS RefSeq v2.1, whole genome shotgun sequence:
GCAAAAATCATTGTATTTCATGAATACTCCGTGTGACTACCCATTTTTTTGTTGGATAAAAAACAGACAATTGGTTATTTGGTTATTCATGTTTGTTCTCAATTTCTCATGTCTCTCTCTTCCCTGTCCAGGGATACGGGTGCCAGGACGACGCCATCTTCTACGGCATCTTCGACTGGCACGACCAGTGGGGCCACTACGTCCCAAGGCCGTCCGGGAGTCGCTGCCGCAGTCGCTTCTGTGCCGCTGGCAGGAGGCCGTCACGCTGGCGTCACTCATCGACGGCGAGAAGAGGCTCATTGACTGCCAGTTCGACCTCGTGAGGAAGTCCTACCTGGCCGCCGCTGCAGCCGTGGACGAGGAGCTCCGCCGGAGCCGGCGCCTTGATGCCATCAACAACGGCTGCACGGCTCTGTCCATCATGAAGCAGAGCGACCTGATGGTGGTCGCGAACGTCAGCGACTCGCGGGCCGTCCTTGCGACCACGTCGGACGACGGGGACATCACGACCGTCCAGCTCACCGTCGACTTCAAGCCCGACTTACCCCGTAAGTCATCATGACAAGACTAGAAGATGGACAGTCCATTCCTGACACGGCAATTGCTCCCCCACGTTCGAATCCGAATCGCAGAGGAGAAGGCGCGCATCTTGCAGTGTGAGGGCCGCGTGCACTGCCTCAACGACAATCCCGGCGTGCACCGGGTGTGGGTGCCCCATCGGGAGGCGCCGGGGCTGGCCATGTCGCGCGCGTTCGGCGACTACTGcgtcaaggactacggcgtcattTTGGTGCCGGAGGTGACGTGGAGGAGGATCACCGCCCAGGACCAGTTCGTCATCCTGGCCACCGACGGGGTAAGCTAcagtagaaaaccacccattagtctcggttcgtaagggcctttagtcccggttcacgaaccgggactaatgagtcgttactaatacctccacccattagtcccggttcaatccagaaccgggaccaatgtgcctccacgtggctctgtgcgcccaccccagtcagggggcctttggtccctgttggtggcaccaaccgggacc
This genomic window contains:
- the LOC123162117 gene encoding probable protein phosphatase 2C 48, whose protein sequence is MDSPFLTRQLLPHVRIRIAEEKARILQCEGRVHCLNDNPGVHRVWVPHREAPGLAMSRAFGDYCVKDYGVILVPEVTWRRITAQDQFVILATDGVSYSRKPPISLGS